A region of Toxorhynchites rutilus septentrionalis strain SRP chromosome 1, ASM2978413v1, whole genome shotgun sequence DNA encodes the following proteins:
- the LOC129762338 gene encoding rRNA N6-adenosine-methyltransferase METTL5, translating into MACLKLKKFEEFLQTVDGFDNPKVTLEQYVTPSHIASHMLYMIQTNYDDLENKLVLDLGSGAGMLSVGASLLGAAYVLGIEIDSDAIEIFKNNVSEFDLNNVDCVRWDVLRLGDANLNSAFDTIVMNPPFGTKQNKGIDMTFLRTGLNLTKHSLYSLHKTSTRDHIRKKAIEWNVRASIIAELKYNLPHTYKFHKRTSVDIAVDLWRFEITKNSFH; encoded by the exons ATGGCatgtctaaagttgaaaaagttCGAGGAGTTCCTGCAGACGGTTGACGGGTTCGATAATCCTAAAGTGACTTTAGAACAATATGTTACCCCTTCGCATATTGCCAGCCATATGTTGTATATGATTCAGACTAACTATGATGATTTGGAAAATAAACTTGTACTTGATTTGGGAAGCGGTGCCGGGATGCTAAGTGTTGGAGCTTCACTTTTAGGAGCAGCGTATGTTTTGGGGATTGAAATTGATTCGGACGCAATCGAG atattcaaaaataatgttaGTGAGTTCGATTTGAATAATGTAGACTGCGTTCGATGGGATGTATTAAGATTAGGAGATGCCAACTTGAACTCTGCATTTGATACAATCGTTATGAATCCGCCATTTGGTACCAAACAAAATAAAGGCATTGACATGACATTTTTGCGTACTGGTCTCAATTTAACTAAACACAGTTTATATTCCCTTCACAAAACATCTACCAG agatcATATTAGGAAAAAAGCAATTGAATGGAATGTAAGAGCCAGCATCATTGCAGAATTGAAGTATAATTTACCTCACACCTACAAATTTCACAAACGCACAAGCGTAGATATTGCGGTTGATCTATGGCGCTTTGAAATTACAAAAAACAGCTTTCATTAA
- the LOC129762339 gene encoding SOSS complex subunit C homolog, whose amino-acid sequence MAFPASNAQQADVTKKILEDIQIKKQLLQKGVSTVPSNISGSPAGLTIPQYIQATIQAQPGPSTDNSINATAKAVWNQAQSQSYGFFIPQDSLFGNSIIPVLPRFENTPTSSSSSTNTGGPNSGGK is encoded by the exons ATGGCTTTTCCAGCATCTAACGCGCAGCAAG CCGACGTTACCAAAAAAATACTAGAGGATATTCAAATAAAGAAACAACTCCTTCAGAAGGGTGTTAGTACAGTCCCTTCAAATATAAGTGGCTCACCCGCGGGACTTACAATACCTCAG TATATTCAAGCGACAATCCAAGCACAGCCTGGGCCATCAACGGACAACTCAATCAATGCAACCGCTAAAGCGGTTTGGAATCAGGCTCAGAGTCAATCATACGGATTTTTTATTCCCCAAGACTCACTATTCGGTAACAGCATCATCCCCGTCTTGCCGCGTTTTGAAAATACTCCCACCAGTAGCAGTAGTTCGACAAATACCGGAGGCCCCAATAGTGGGGGCAAGTAA